The Mangifera indica cultivar Alphonso chromosome 19, CATAS_Mindica_2.1, whole genome shotgun sequence nucleotide sequence tgacttttaAAAGAATGTGATCAcattttaaactctttttcaAACCCCACAAGAAACTTAGATGTTTCCGTACACTGATGACAACTTGTTTGAGAAGGGGAGCGACGTCATGAAGAGGAGACTGaagacttttcttttcttccttgagACACCAAACGGCCGAATGGGAATGGAATAAATGAGCGAATGACTTTTGGGCTCTTTAATATGCTTTTAAAAAGCATTTCAAGGTGTGATATGATATGCCAAACAAAAGACGATGTTAAATGTGTTAGCAGCTTTTTAAGTGGAAGTACAATAGATTCCTTGTTTCTTCATTGCATTTGCATGGTGTTTTCTTCCTACTGAAGTAAGCTAGTTGCCTCTCATTAGTAAAGCCACTTCATTTGACTGTGTAATTCTCAGAAGAAGGATCAGTGGATATGATGATGGAAGGTGAAGGTAGTAGTAGCAGCAAGAAGAGAGGAGTTCAAAATCATGACGATGGCTTCATTAATACTCTGTTTTCTTGGTCTCTTGATGACATTCGTAACAAAAATCTTTTCAGTCATAAGGTTTGCTTTCTTtactcttcttcattttcagtaactaataaattttaataaagaaactcatattttatatttatatcccTAGGATATACCAgttaataattttcccttttaatcATCTGTAATGTTCGATGTTATGTTTGTTTGGCTTTTTAATTGTTACGTTCGGCGTTTCCCTTTTAATCATCTGTAATGTTCAGTTGTCTATGAAAATGGAGCAATGTTTTTAACTGCGGCATTGGCGTTTCCCGCTCATTCTTGTGTAAATGTTGGGGATGCTCCTCTCTTATTAGTGCAGTGCGGCtttacaaaaagaaatatttgtagtttgtttcctttttttttatttttatttttttggcaaCGGTTGATCTCATTCAGCAACAAGCTTTAGATGAGATTTCTCTTTACTTTCTAGTGCTTTCATCTTATGTTCAAGTTCATGCTGGCTGAAAATGgcttaattgatattttattactgaattGAGTAATTGTTTTATTCCTTTCAGGTGGAAAAAATTCCGGAATCATTTGAATCTGTCACTCAGTATTTGGGGTCATTTGTTTATCCTTTGTTGGAAGAAACACGAGCAGAACTGTTTTCACCTATGGAGATCATTTCAAGAGCACCTTATGCTAAGGTGGATGTTTTTAGGCCTCTTGGATCTGAGTTATTTGATGTTAAGATTGATTACTGGAGGAACAGGTTCAGTAACAATGGTAAAGAGCCTTATAAAACTTTGCCGggggatattttaattttagcagATGCGAAACCTGAAACTATTTCCGACTTGGAGAGGGTTGGTAGAATGTGGTCTTTTCTATCAGTCATGACAATCGCTGAGGATGATAATGATAGCACTTCTACTTACTTTAAAGTGAAGGCTTCAAAAAGCATCCAGCAGTTTGAAAGGGAGAAATCACTGTTTGTGATTTTCTTGGCAAATATTACTACTAACAGAAGAATATGGAAATCCTTGAACATGTCCCGAAATTTGAAGATTATCAAAAAAGTTTTACGCGGGAATTCCGTGGTAAGTTTTCTGAAGATGATTTACTTATACTATACTTATTCTTGCTGACATACATTGTGTAGTTTTTGATTGAGACTTGCATGTTGCATGACAGTCGGAGGAAAGTTGCCAAGTCTGTTCTGAACTGAATGGAGGGATCTTATATGAGAAATTTGGTAGTGGCTTATCATCAACATTGAATGCTTCGCAATTGAATGCAGTTCTTGCCTGTCTTGATGGAGTGCGTTGTGATCACAAGTCCTCTGTGCAACTTATATGGGGTCCCCCTGGAACAGGGAAAACTAAAGCTGTTAGTATGCTTCTCTTTACTCTGTTGAAAACAAAATGCAGAACCCTTACTTGTGCCCCGACGAATGTTGCAATTACAGAAGTTGCTTCTCGTGTTCTGAAGCTGCTGAAAGAATCGATTAAAACTGATGACTATGGAAGTGAGACTCTGATGCTTCCTCTTGGAGATATTCTCTTGTTTGGGAGTAAGGAGAGACTCAAAGTTGGTcaagaaatagaagaaatatATTTGGATTATCGCGTTAAAAAGCTTTCAGAGTGTTTTGGTACGCTGACTGGCTGGAGGCATTGCTTCTCATCCATGATGGATTTACTTGAAGATTGTGTTTCTCAGTATCACATTTTCTTGGAGAATAAATTGGTAAAGAAGAGAGAAAGTACTGACAAAAATGAAGTCAAAGAGAATTACAGGAATATGGAAATGGAAGGTGACAATGAGGAGTTTAAATCATTTCTTGAATTTGTGAGAGATAGATTTAAACATACTGCTACTCCTCTTAGGAATTGTATATTTATCTTCTGCACTCACATACCAAAACGTTTCATTTTGGaaagtaattttcaaaatatgataGATCTTAtcagtttacttgattctttcgaAACTTTGTTGTTTCAAAAAAATGTAGTTTCTGACGAGCTGCAAGAGCTCTTTTCACATTCAGTAGCTGAAGAGTTTTTTTCATCACCTGGGCATAGAAATTACTTGTTGCAGAAAAGGAGAGGTGAATGCCatacagttttaaaaaatcttcaGGATTCCTTTAATAAACTTAAGTTTCCAAGTGGTATGAACATAGATTCATTAAAAGCTTTCTGCTTTAAAACAGCTTCTGTAATATTTTGCACTGCTTCTAGTTCATTTAAGCTGCATTCAGTGGCCATGGAACCACTGAACGTTCTGGTCATTGATGAAGCGGCACAACTAAAAGAAAGTGAGTCGACAATACCCCTGCAACTGTTGGGCTTAAATCATACTATTCTCATTGGGGATGAGTGCCAATTGCCAGCAATGGTTAAAAGCAAGGTATGGTTTATGTTATTTCAACAGTTCTGGTGACTTTTTTGTATTTGGCCTTTGCTTTACTTTTTAAGTTCCTTTGTTCGGCTTTTTTTTTATCAGGTTACTGACGAAGCTTCCTTCGGGAGAAGCTTATTTGAGAGGCTGAGCTCATTGGGTCGCTCTAAACACCTGCTCAATACACAGTATCGGATGCACCCCTCAATTAGCTGCTTCccaaattcttatttttataacaacCGGATTTGGGATTCTCCTAATGTtaaaagaagaatcaacaaaaatgtctttttgcCAAGATCTCCAATATTCCGTCCATATTCTTTCATCAATATTCTTGAAGGGAGAGAAGAGTCCATTGGCCGTAGCTGGAGAAATATGGTTGAGGTAGCTGTTGTGATGAAAATATTGCAGAACCTGTACAAAGGTATGTGTTGTTGGAGTCTCATGTTTATATTAGCATATCATTCATTTAAATTCTGATATTCCACTTTGAGAAACAAAACATTAGCTCTATATTGTCAGCATTTTGATTGATGACTGTATGTCCCAGAGGCTTAACCTACCTTTCTATAGCAGGCAATTAATGAAACTAGCTTTTTTGAgaataatttatacatttacatggccttttatttcaattatgcaAATGGAAATCTAAAAGTGCGGATTTCTTGTTAATATCTAATGCTATATACTGTCAAATTTTTATTGGCTAACATCTCATGCATGTACTAATTTGTATTATGCATCACTTGTTAAACATGATTGAAGAGAAagagttaaattaaataatgaaatcattatataaatggCATGAATTGTTTCAACTTGAACAAATTCCAAACATACTTCTATTGAATCTCCTTATTATATCCATGGTAATTCATAATATGCAGATTGGAATGACTCAAAACAGAAGCTGAGCATTGGCATAGTCTCACCTTACAGTGCTCAAGTACaagcaattgaaaaaaaacttgGAGGCAAGTATGATGACTCTGATGACTTTACTGTAAAAGTGAAGTCGATTGATGGGTTTCAAGGTGGTGAGGAGgacattattataatttccaCTGTGAGAAGCAACGAAAGGGGATCCATTGGATTCTTGTCCAAGCCACAGAGAATCAATGTTGCACTTACAAGGGCCAGGTATACATGTAAATATTGTACATTGTGTTTTGTTCATTTTAGTAACTATAGTGAATAACTACGGTCCCTTTGATACCCTCTAGGCACTGTTTATGGATTTTAGGGAATGAAAGGACCTTAACTCATGGTGAATCTGTTTGGAAAATCTTAATCAATGATGCTAAGGACCGCTGTTGTTTCTTTAATGCTGATGAAGATAAGGATTTGGCCAAAGCTATATTAGAGCCCAAAAAAGAGCTTAATGAATTGAATGAATTGCTGAATGCTGACAGTGTACTTTTCAACAATCAAAAGTGGAAGGTATATTGTTTCCTTAGCTATACTTGCTTTGCCAATCAATTTTTCCTACCATGGTTAGTGCTTATATTTGTCAGTGACGCTGATTTCACTTGGATGTTCACTTGAATAACCTATTCTTGCAGCAGAACAGGAGTACTAAAGGCAAGGCAACGGAGGCAGGTTCAGAAGAGAAATTGGATAAGGACAGTAAGGAGGCATTGCAAGTTCATCTAGCCTCTGGTTCCCAGTGGCCAAAAAATTCTGAGAAGATTGAAAACAAGgggaagggaaagaaaaagccTAAGAGAAAGAACAAGCGAAATGGTAAGCAGAAAAACTAGCAACCAAAGCTAAGATTTTGCATTTCTGAACTTGATTGCCTTATGGTACAAATGGCCAAGTTTGTCAGTCTTTCTGGTTATATAAgaacaaattgttattttatattttaaatagttattgaTATTGAATGGTCAGTTTTGTTTCACAGAATTCTGGCGACAGAAAGATGCAGATGATGAAAAGAGCATTTTGTTGAATGCCCCAGCAGTTGAggtaatttcatttcttttttcacatCTGTTGAATGCAGTATGAATGAAGTAATAAgattagatttagattttttttttttttggtgattttacAGTTGGATGTTCACTTGAATAACCTATTCTTGCAGCAGAATAGGAGTACTAAAGGCAAGGCAACAGAGGCGGGTTCAGAAGAGAAATTGGATAAGGACAGGAAGGAGGCATTGCAAGTTCATCTAGCCCCTGGTTCCCAGTGGCCAGAAAATTCTGAGAAGATTGAAAACAAGGGGAAAGGAATGAAAAAGCCTAAGAGAAAGAACAAGCGAAATGGTAAGCAGAAAAACTAGCAACCAAAGCTAAGATTTTGCATTTCTGAACTTGATTACCTTATGGTACAAATAGCCAAGTTTGTCAGTCTTTCTGGTTATATAAgaacaaattgttattttatattttaaatatttattgatattgaaTGGTCAGTTATGTTTCACAGAATTCTGGCAACAGAAAGATGCAGATGATGAAAAGAGCATTTTGTTGAATGCCCCAGCAGTTGAGgtaatttcatttctcttttcacATCTGTTGAATGCAGTATGAATGAAGTAATAACattagatttagatttttttttttttttggtgattttacCGTTGGATGTTCACTTGAATAACCTAATCTTGCAGCAGAATAGGAGTACTAAAGGCAAGGCAACAGAGGCGGGATCAGAAGATAAATTGGATAAGGACAGTAAGGAGGCATTGCAAGTTCATCTAGCCTCTGGTTCTCAGTGGCCAGAAAATTCTCAGAAGATTGAAAACAAGgggaagggaaagaaaaagccTAAGAGAAAGAACAAGCGAAATGGTAAGCAGAAAAACTAGCAACCAAAGCTAAGATTTTGCATTTCTGAACTTGATTACCTTATGGTACAAATGGCAAAGTTTGTCAGTCTTTCTGGTTATATAAgaacaaattgttattttatattttaaatatttattgatattaaatggTCAGTTTTGTTTCACAGAATTCTGGCAACAGAAAGATGCAGATGATGAAAAGAGCATTTTGTTGAATGCCCCAGCAGTTGAggtaatttcatttcttttttcgcATCTATTAAATACAGTTTGAAGTAATAAGATtagattaagattttttttttttttgtgattttacgGTTGGATGTTCACTTGAATAGCCTAATCTTGCAGCAGAATAGGAGTACTAAAGGCAAGGCAACAAAGGCGGGATCAGAAGAGAAATTGGATAAGGACAGTAAGGAGGCATTGCAAGTTCATCTAGCCTCTGGTTCCCAGCGGCCAGAAAATTCTGAGAAGATTGAAAACAAGGGGAAAGGAATGAAAAAGCCTAAGAGAAAGAACAAGCGAAATGGTAAGCAGAAAAACTAGCAACCAAAGCTAAGATTTTGCATTTCTGAACTTGATTACCTTATGGTACAAATAGCCAAGTTTGTCAGTCTTTCTGGTTATATAAgaacaaattgttattttatattttaaatatttattgatattgaaTGGTCAGTTATGTTTCACAGAATTCTGGCAACAGAAAGATGCAGATGATGAAAAGAGCATTTTGTTGAATGCCCCAGCAGTTGAGgtaatttcatttctcttttcacATCTGTTGAATGCAGTATGAATGAAGTAATAACattagatttagattttttttttttttggtgattttacCGTTGGATGTTCACTTGAATAACCTAATCTTGCAGCAGAATAGGAGTACTAAAGGCAAGGCAACAGAGGCGGGATCAGAAGATAAATTGGATAAGGACAGTAAGGAGGCATTGCAAGTTCATCTAGCCTCTGGTTCCCAGTGGCCAGAAAATTCTCAGAAGATTGAAAACAAGgggaagggaaagaaaaagccTAAGAGAAAGAACAAGCGAAATGGTAAGCAGAAAAACTAGCAACCAAAGCTAAGATTTTGCATTTCTGAACTTGATTACCTTATGGTACAAATGGCAAAGTTTGTCAGTCTTTCTGGTTATATAAgaacaaattgttattttatattttaaatatttattgatattaaatggTCAGTTTTGTTTTACAGAATTCTGGCAACAGAAAGATGCAGATGATGAAAAGAGCATTTTGTTGAATGCCCCAGCAGTTGAggtaatttcatttcttttttcgcATCTATTAAATACAGTTTGAAGTAATAAGATtagattaagattttttttttttttgtgattttacgGTTGGATGTTCACTTGAATAGCCTAATCTTGCAGCAGAATAGGAGTACTAAAGGCAAGGCAACAAAGGCGGGATCAGAAGAGAAATTGGATAAGGACAGTAAGGAGGCATTGCAAGTTCATCTAGCCTCTGGTTCCCAGCGGCCAGAAAATTCTGAGAAGATTGAAAACAAGGGGAAAGGAATGAAAAAGCCTAAGAGAAAGAACAAGCGAAATGGTAAGCAGAAAAACTAGCAACCAAAGCTAAGATTTTGCATTTCTGAACTTGATTACCTTATGGTACAAATAGCCAAGTTTGTCAGTCTTTCTGGTTATATAAgaacaaattgttattttatattttaaatatttattgatattgaaTGGTCAGTTATGTTTCACAGAATTCTGGCAACAGAAAGATGCAGATGATGAAAAGAGCATTTTGTTGAATGCCCCAGCAGTTGAGgtaatttcatttctcttttcacATCTGTTGAATGCAGTATGAATGAAGTAATAACATtagatttggatttttttttttttttggtgattttacCGTTGGATGTTCACTTGAATAACCTAATCTTGCAGCAGAATAGGAGTACTAAAGGCAAGGCAACAGAGGCGGGATCAGAAGATAAATTGGATAAGGACAGTAAGGAGGCATTGCAAGTTCATCTAGCCTCTGGTTCCCAGTGGCCAGAAAATTCTCAGAAGATTGAAAACAAGgggaagggaaagaaaaagccTAAGAGAAAGAACAAGCGAAATGGTAAGCAGAAAAACTAGCAACCAAAGCTAAGATTTTGCATTTCTGAACTTGATTACCTTATGGTACAAATGGCAAAGTTTGTCAGTCTTTCTGGTTATATAAgaacaaattgttattttatattttaaatatttattgatattaaatggTCAGTTTTGTTTCACAGAATTCTGGCAACAGAAAGATGCAGATGATGAAAAGAGCATTTTGTTGAATGCCCCAGCAGTTGAggtaatttcatttcttttttcgcATCTATTAAATACAGTTTGAAGTAATAAGATtagattaagattttttttttttttgtgattttacgGTTGGATGTTCACTTGAATAGCCTAATCTTGCAGCAGAATAGGAGTACTAAAGGCAAGGCAACAAAGGCGGGATCAGAAGAGAAATTGGATAAGGACAGTAAGGAGGTATTGCAAGTTCATCTAGCCTCTGGTTCCCAGCGGCCAGAAAATTCTGAGAAGATTGAAAACAAGgggaagggaaagaaaaggcCTAAGAGAAAGAACAAGCGAAATGGTAAGCAGAAAAACTAGCAACCAAAGCTAAGATTTCGCATTTCTGAACTTGATTACCTTATGGTACAAATGGCCAAAAATCCTTTGCGGTTTGATTCTAAAAAGTACTGTTTTTGTACTGGAGGTTGCTACAACGATTATTCAATCATGGACTAAACACTTCATGGTTGAATGGTTGTATTATCAACGTCCCTTACAGggaacaaattttcaaattgtttatttGAATGCAGAATgtggataatttaattttattaatttggtatataaatgaataatgccataatatatatatatatatatatatatattcacaataTGAATGTTGGTATACATAGTAATGCAGaagatatatgtgattgtgtagcCGCTCTCGCATTAGATCCTAAAGCCTTGTCTACAACAAACGTGAAATTGCTGGCTAAGATAGCGCTAAACTTGGCTGTATCTAATTCCACAAGCAGCCTAAAATACATTGATGCAATGGCGAAGAAGGAAAAATCTTCACCGAAACTGAAATCGGCACACGAGTTCTGCATTTCACAGTATCAGTACACCGTGAATTCATTCAAAAGTGCTTTGAGCGACTTGGATGTAGATCCTATGACTGCAAATTATGATGCAAAAGTTGCTTCTGATGGTGCATCTTACTGTGCAGACAAACTGAAATCTGAGGGATTTCAATCTAAAGACGGTTACCAATAAGATGCGCTGAATtaattggtataaataatattctatgGCATGGTTACATTACATACGGgaaagttttcttctttttttgggAATAATTACTGATGTTATCTATTTGaatcaaatgatttaattttattaatatggtGGCATCTGAGGGTATTTATGTCTATTTTCAATAGTTATATAGATTAGACAAGGTGAAAgattaatcaattatttttatccagATCAATTCCCTCGATAAATTATTCTTCAATTTCCCAATTAACACCCATCTCTATAGTATATGGTTGGTGTTTATTTTGGATGAGATTGTATGATGCAAAAGATATTTCTGATTAATTACATAATGTAGCgaaaatgttttttattcttaattaattgtttaaattaagaTGACATGATAAATAATGTGTGATACCCACAGGCACAATCAAGggtaattttttccttttcacatTATTCtaattgataatatatgtagagcaatgttatgcatacatatttttgtatacataaatgagGACACacatgatatatcattatgtgattaaatattactttattcttaattcaaaataacttaattacttgatgatatatatcaaatgtgtacttaaaatgaatatatatagttttattgttatatgtaTTTAGACCCATATGCAACCATGTAACACAAGGGTGTATGCCCATGCATGTGCATATAAGAGTACACGCTTGTTGTCCCGTAAAGCAGAGGGACACGTGCATGTTGAGATGTGCCAAAATCTGAGAGAGCAGAGTTGGTTCAATGTGACGAACCAGAGAAGCTCAAGAAGAGTAAAAAAGAATTCTGTTTTATTGCTTATGTGTTTGATCTTTACATGTAATGGCTTTATATACTGAAAATTACAATCTATCTACGGCaacataatatttgtacaatctgctcatcaatataaacatgattttagggatgtgATAGCTAATAATCTGGGATGTGATATGGATGATAATTTGCTTGATTTCTGGGATATGATTTGCATGATTTCCAGGGATGTGGATGTGATTCTGATTTTCaatactccccctcaagctggtgGTTTGTAGATGTCATAAACTCCAAGCTTGTGTAAGAGATAAAAATGTTGTCTTGATCCCAGAGGTTTGGTGAATATGTCAGCCAACTGTTCTGTGGTTCGAATGTGGTAAGGTTTTATCAAGCCTTCCTGTATCTTGTCTCTTACAAAGTGACAGTCAATCTCTATATGCTTAGTTCTTTCATGGAAGACTGGATTGGTAGAGATATCCTTTGCTGCCTTATTATCACAGTAGAGTTCAACTGGTTTTGAGATTATTACGCCCAGATCCTCTAATAGACCACGAATCCATATTATTTCACAAGTAGTTTTTGCCATTGCCCGATATTCTGCTTCAGctgaagagagagagacagtAGATTGCTTTTTCGTTTTCCATGATATAAGAGAATCCCCAAGTTTTACACAGAAACCTGTCAGTGATTTTCTTGTCATAGGACACGTACCCCAGTCTGAGTCACAGTAAGCTGTTACTTTCAAGGTTTTATCTCGACGGAATAATAATCCTAGACCTGGACAtccttttagatatttaattaccTTTAAGGCTGCATCCATGTGAGACTGCTTTGGTGCATGCATAAATTGGTTGAGGACGATCCCATCTGCAGACTGAGCAATTTCAATccccaaaaaatattttggaggTCCTAAGTCTTTTATTCTGAAAGACTTATGGAGGTGAGTTTTCAGCTCTTTTATGGCGATTGTGTCATTCCCAGTTATGAGGATATCATCTACATAAACCACGAGGCATATGAATGATTTTCCTTGTCTTTTTGTGAACAAGGCATAATCATGTCTTGACTGTTTGAAACCTAGCTTGATCAATGCTTCTGTGATTTTAGTGTTCCATTGTTGGGATGCTTGTTTCAGGCCATACAAGGATTTTCACAGTTGACATACTAGATTCTCCCCCTGTTTGCGAATTCCGGGTGGAACTTCCATATAAATCTCTTCATCTAAGTCCTCATGAAGAAAGGCATTGTGAACGTCCATCTGATGAAGAGACCAATCATAAGAGGCAGCAAGGGCAAGGAGTGTGCGAACAGTAACATGTTTGATAACAGGCGAAAAAGTCTCTTGATAATCAAGCCCTTCCTGTTGAGTGAACCCTTTTGCaaccaatcgagctttatatCGTTCAATGGAACCATCTGCCCGGTGCTTTATCTTGAAGACCCATTTGCAGTCGATGGGTTTCCTATGAGATGGTCGTGGTACAAGGTCCCACGTTTTATTGAGATACAAAGCTTCTAACTCTTCTGCCATCGCCTGACGCCAATGAGGTAATTGTATTGCTTCTGAATATGAAGTAGGTTCACGATGTGCAGAGATGTGACTGATGCAAGCTCTGTGCCCTGGAGATAACCtgtcataattaatatatcaagaGATTGCATATGGGTTAGATGAAATAGTGAAAACATAGTCAGTGCTCCAAATGGGAGGTTTTGTGGTTCGTGATGATCGTCTCAAGGGAGCCAGATCAGGATCATCAAAGATAACTGGAACATCCACGGATAGGGTAGGTGAAGATGAGTCAGCACTTTGTTCAGATCCTGTCAATGTACCGCTAGTGTTACGAGGCGATGAAATTACCTCATATCTTTCTTTAAGAAACTCATTGTGTGTCATTGGTGACGAACCAGTGGATGTCATACCTTTAATTTCATcagcaaaaggaaaaacatcttTATGAAATGTGACGTCTCTACTGATGAAGATTTTGTTTGTTGTCATATCATATAGGCGATATCCCTTCTGTAGTGGAGGATATCCCATGAATACACAACGAGTTGCTCGGGTGTCAAATTTGTCTGTTTGCTGAAGTTTGGTGGAGTAGCAGAGACACCCAAATACTCTTAAGTGCCTGATGTCTGGTTTTTTGCCAAAGAGAAGTTCATAAGGTGTTTTGTCACCCAGAACCTTGGTTGGCATTCTATTGTTCAGATAGGCTGCCATGACCACATAATCTCCCCAAAATTGAGGTGGTATGTTGGATTGGTGTTTAAGGGCATGGGCTACTTCTAATAGAtttctatgttttctttctACAGTACCATTCTGTTGTGGTGTGTAAGGGCAGGAACTTTCATGAAGAATTCCATAAGAGTCAAGGTAAGTAGTGGTGGTATggttaaaaaaatcttttacatTATCTGTGCAGATTCGATGGACTTTTGTGTGGAATTGAGTTTGGACCATGGAcataaatttcaagaaaaaggtATGTGTTTGGGCTTTTAAACTCATGTGGTATAACCATGTAGCACGTGAGAAGTCATCTATTATGGTAAGAAAGTATTTGGATCCATCATAGTTAGGTGTACTATAAGGTCCCCAAATATCTAAATGTATCAATTGGAACGGTTTTGTGGTTGAAGTAGTGCTTGTGGGAAAGGAAATGCGAGTTTGCTTGGCAAGAGGGCAAATGGGACACTTTGGATATGGGATAGTACTCGAATGCCCTAATCTTTGATGGGAAATTAATGacactttattaatttgatttgtattacaaTGAGAAGAggtaatacaatttttatttaataaaggaaAGGTCTTGGGGTTCAGTGTCCAGTAGTATAACCCATGTTGTTCTTTACCCAAGCCTATCAGATTGCCAGTCAAATAGTCCTGAAATACGCATATAGTAGGTAAAAAGGTTACTACACATTTGTTGTCTGTGCATAGT carries:
- the LOC123203506 gene encoding uncharacterized protein LOC123203506 isoform X10; this encodes MMMEGEGSSSSKKRGVQNHDDGFINTLFSWSLDDIRNKNLFSHKVEKIPESFESVTQYLGSFVYPLLEETRAELFSPMEIISRAPYAKVDVFRPLGSELFDVKIDYWRNRFSNNGKEPYKTLPGDILILADAKPETISDLERVGRMWSFLSVMTIAEDDNDSTSTYFKVKASKSIQQFEREKSLFVIFLANITTNRRIWKSLNMSRNLKIIKKVLRGNSVSEESCQVCSELNGGILYEKFGSGLSSTLNASQLNAVLACLDGVRCDHKSSVQLIWGPPGTGKTKAVSMLLFTLLKTKCRTLTCAPTNVAITEVASRVLKLLKESIKTDDYGSETLMLPLGDILLFGSKERLKVGQEIEEIYLDYRVKKLSECFGTLTGWRHCFSSMMDLLEDCVSQYHIFLENKLVKKRESTDKNEVKENYRNMEMEGDNEEFKSFLEFVRDRFKHTATPLRNCIFIFCTHIPKRFILESNFQNMIDLISLLDSFETLLFQKNVVSDELQELFSHSVAEEFFSSPGHRNYLLQKRRGECHTVLKNLQDSFNKLKFPSGMNIDSLKAFCFKTASVIFCTASSSFKLHSVAMEPLNVLVIDEAAQLKESESTIPLQLLGLNHTILIGDECQLPAMVKSKVTDEASFGRSLFERLSSLGRSKHLLNTQYRMHPSISCFPNSYFYNNRIWDSPNVKRRINKNVFLPRSPIFRPYSFINILEGREESIGRSWRNMVEVAVVMKILQNLYKDWNDSKQKLSIGIVSPYSAQVQAIEKKLGGKYDDSDDFTVKVKSIDGFQGGEEDIIIISTVRSNERGSIGFLSKPQRINVALTRARHCLWILGNERTLTHGESVWKILINDAKDRCCFFNADEDKDLAKAILEPKKELNELNELLNADSVLFNNQKWKQNRSTKGKATEAGSEEKLDKDSKEALQVHLASGSQWPKNSEKIENKGKGKKKPKRKNKRNEFWRQKDADDEKSILLNAPAVENRSTKGKATEAGSEEKLDKDRKEALQVHLAPGSQWPENSEKIENKGKGMKKPKRKNKRNEFWQQKDADDEKSILLNAPAVEQNRSTKGKATEAGSEDKLDKDSKEALQVHLASGSQWPENSQKIENKGKGKKKPKRKNKRNEFWQQKDADDEKSILLNAPAVEQNRSTKGKATKAGSEEKLDKDSKEALQVHLASGSQRPENSEKIENKGKGMKKPKRKNKRNEFWQQKDADDEKSILLNAPAVEQNRSTKGKATEAGSEDKLDKDSKEALQVHLASGSQWPENSQKIENKGKGKKKPKRKNKRNEFWQQKDADDEKSILLNAPAVEQNRSTKGKATKAGSEEKLDKDSKEALQVHLASGSQRPENSEKIENKGKGMKKPKRKNKRNEFWQQKDADDEKSILLNAPAVEQNRSTKGKATEAGSEDKLDKDSKEALQVHLASGSQWPENSQKIENKGKGKKKPKRKNKRNEFWQQKDADDEKSILLNAPAVEQNRSTKGKATKAGSEEKLDKDSKEVLQVHLASGSQRPENSEKIENKGKGKKRPKRKNKRNAALALDPKALSTTNVKLLAKIALNLAVSNSTSSLKYIDAMAKKEKSSPKLKSAHEFCISQYQYTVNSFKSALSDLDVDPMTANYDAKVASDGASYCADKLKSEGFQSKDGYQ